The following are encoded in a window of Propionispora vibrioides genomic DNA:
- a CDS encoding Sec-independent protein translocase subunit TatA/TatB: MFNIGMTELILILVIALVVFGPGKLPEVGKALGKGIQEFRKATSGELTKEETKPEVKAEEKK; encoded by the coding sequence ATGTTTAATATTGGTATGACCGAATTAATATTAATCCTGGTTATTGCTCTTGTCGTATTTGGTCCCGGAAAACTGCCGGAGGTAGGCAAAGCGCTGGGTAAAGGGATTCAGGAATTCCGCAAGGCAACGAGCGGTGAATTGACGAAAGAAGAAACAAAACCGGAAGTCAAAGCTGAAGAAAAAAAGTGA
- a CDS encoding polyprenyl synthetase family protein produces the protein MFDIVQNDLVTLETELLSVVQSPVKLISDIGTHLTQAGGKRLRPALYLLCAKSRAEADTAERAIPMAVAIELIHMATLVHDDVIDEAATRRGQITANARWGNHSSVLAGDYLFAKAFSLISGLVNNNMLKILAEVICSMCEGEIIQNKDIYNPQQTEAEYLVRIAKKTADFLAASCVLGGMTAEITETELAALRCYGYSLGMAFQITDDILDVTASSEQLGKPAGNDLRQGIVTLPVIYALQHSADQEELRSIVTERNMLDGQVARGLEIIHGTKAVEYCYSRVDDYLNEARQCLPVSLPEEIRTTLVTIANYVGLRNY, from the coding sequence ATGTTTGATATTGTACAAAATGATTTGGTCACCCTGGAAACGGAACTTCTTTCTGTGGTACAATCGCCGGTGAAGTTAATTTCCGATATTGGCACCCATCTGACTCAGGCCGGCGGAAAACGGCTGCGACCAGCTTTGTATTTATTGTGTGCCAAGAGCAGAGCCGAGGCGGATACGGCAGAACGGGCCATTCCTATGGCAGTGGCAATTGAACTCATACATATGGCAACCTTGGTACATGATGACGTTATTGATGAAGCGGCTACCCGTCGTGGTCAGATCACGGCCAATGCGCGCTGGGGAAATCATTCCTCTGTTTTGGCCGGTGACTATCTGTTCGCTAAAGCATTTTCCCTGATTTCCGGCCTTGTTAATAACAATATGTTGAAGATCTTGGCGGAAGTCATTTGCTCCATGTGTGAAGGTGAAATTATCCAGAATAAGGATATCTATAATCCGCAGCAAACCGAAGCGGAATATCTGGTGCGGATTGCCAAAAAGACGGCTGACTTTTTGGCGGCCAGTTGTGTGCTGGGAGGTATGACGGCAGAGATCACCGAGACGGAGTTGGCGGCGCTACGCTGCTATGGCTACAGTCTGGGTATGGCTTTTCAGATTACCGACGACATTTTGGATGTTACCGCCTCTTCCGAGCAGCTTGGTAAACCGGCGGGCAATGATCTTCGTCAGGGGATTGTGACGCTGCCGGTGATTTATGCCCTGCAGCATAGTGCGGATCAGGAGGAACTGCGCTCCATTGTAACCGAACGTAATATGTTGGACGGTCAGGTAGCGCGGGGGTTGGAAATCATTCATGGGACAAAGGCGGTTGAATATTGCTATAGCCGGGTGGATGATTATTTAAATGAGGCTCGGCAATGCCTGCCGGTTTCTTTACCGGAAGAAATCCGGACAACGTTGGTCACTATTGCCAATTATGTCGGCTTACGCAATTATTGA
- the tatC gene encoding twin-arginine translocase subunit TatC — protein sequence MTSIESKEEETTVVSSNIGEMSLVDHLQELRKRIIISLIAVGITSTVSYFYAEKLVNFIAAPAGKLYFMNPAEVFFTYLKVSFFAGFLAALPVVLYQLWAFIVPALTRTERALSFILIPSSVVLFFAGVVFSYFFALPAGLNFFLGFATENLQPMFSLGEYLSFVISFLLPFGFVFELPLFILVLAKLGIIGSAFLKAKRKVVLVLVFVIGAVISPTPDVFSQTMIAVPMLLLYELSIFMVKYLLRK from the coding sequence ATGACTAGTATAGAGAGCAAAGAGGAGGAAACAACGGTTGTTTCCTCCAATATCGGTGAAATGTCACTGGTTGATCATTTGCAGGAACTCCGCAAGCGGATTATTATCAGCCTCATTGCGGTTGGCATTACAAGTACAGTGAGTTATTTTTATGCCGAAAAATTAGTGAACTTTATTGCTGCTCCTGCCGGTAAATTGTATTTTATGAACCCGGCAGAAGTTTTTTTTACTTATCTTAAAGTTTCTTTTTTCGCCGGTTTTTTGGCGGCGTTGCCGGTGGTGCTGTACCAGCTATGGGCTTTTATTGTACCGGCCCTTACCCGGACCGAGCGGGCGCTGTCCTTTATTTTGATCCCGTCATCGGTGGTACTTTTTTTTGCCGGTGTGGTTTTTTCTTATTTTTTTGCTTTGCCGGCGGGACTGAATTTTTTCCTGGGTTTTGCCACGGAGAATTTACAGCCCATGTTTTCTCTGGGTGAATATCTATCTTTTGTTATTTCCTTTTTGCTGCCCTTTGGCTTTGTTTTTGAGCTTCCCTTATTTATTCTAGTATTGGCGAAACTGGGTATCATCGGGTCCGCCTTTTTAAAGGCTAAACGCAAGGTCGTTTTAGTACTGGTTTTTGTAATCGGTGCGGTTATTTCGCCGACGCCGGATGTATTTTCCCAGACGATGATTGCCGTACCCATGCTGCTTTTATATGAATTAAGCATTTTTATGGTCAAATATTTGCTGCGTAAATAA